The following proteins are encoded in a genomic region of Pirellulales bacterium:
- a CDS encoding aminotransferase class I/II-fold pyridoxal phosphate-dependent enzyme, producing the protein MSTDSASSQPFRIEVADRVKRLPPYLFGRINTMLYNKRRNGDDVIDLGMGNPSDPPQDLVIEKLAEAAHDPDNHGYSKSNGIINLRREVAAKYHKKYGVRLDPDKEIIVCLGSKEGFSHMCLAMMGPGDTAIVPAPFFPIHVYSVALASGNVIALEVANSEKFLADIAYTCETLYPRPKLLILNYPHNPSSVVVEQSFFDEVVKLAKKYHFAVISDFAYADVAFDGYKPPSFLASPGAAEVGVEFTTMSKGYNMAGWRVGFCAGNPEMIAALATIKGYYDYGMFQAIQIAAILALRHTDAAVEEQSLIYQSRRNALCESLARLGWEVKPPKAGMFVWQKIPEPWRSRMSTMDFAMMLLEKGNVAVSPGSGFGPAGEGYLRMSLVENEERLRQAVRQIKACLRDAESAFEPATPAPVTV; encoded by the coding sequence ATGTCTACTGATTCTGCATCGAGCCAGCCGTTTCGCATTGAAGTCGCCGACCGCGTGAAGCGGTTGCCGCCCTATTTGTTTGGGCGGATCAACACCATGCTCTACAACAAGCGTCGTAACGGCGACGACGTGATTGATTTGGGCATGGGCAACCCCTCGGATCCGCCCCAGGACCTGGTGATCGAGAAGCTGGCCGAAGCGGCTCATGACCCCGATAACCACGGCTACAGCAAGTCCAACGGCATCATCAATCTCCGCCGCGAAGTGGCCGCCAAGTACCACAAAAAGTACGGCGTGCGGCTCGATCCCGATAAGGAAATCATCGTCTGCCTGGGCTCGAAAGAAGGTTTCAGCCACATGTGCCTGGCGATGATGGGCCCGGGCGACACGGCCATTGTCCCCGCGCCGTTCTTTCCGATTCACGTCTATTCGGTGGCGCTTGCTTCGGGCAATGTGATCGCGCTCGAAGTGGCCAACAGCGAGAAGTTCCTCGCCGACATCGCCTACACTTGCGAGACGCTCTACCCCCGGCCGAAGTTGCTGATTCTCAACTATCCACACAATCCTTCGAGCGTGGTTGTCGAGCAATCGTTTTTCGATGAAGTCGTAAAGCTCGCCAAGAAATACCATTTCGCGGTGATCAGCGACTTTGCTTACGCCGACGTGGCCTTCGACGGTTACAAGCCGCCCAGCTTTCTCGCCTCGCCGGGGGCCGCCGAGGTGGGTGTCGAGTTCACCACCATGAGCAAGGGCTACAACATGGCCGGCTGGCGGGTCGGCTTTTGCGCCGGCAATCCCGAGATGATTGCCGCCCTGGCGACGATCAAGGGTTACTACGACTACGGCATGTTCCAGGCGATACAGATCGCGGCAATCCTTGCGCTCCGACACACTGACGCGGCCGTCGAAGAGCAATCGCTCATCTATCAGAGTCGCCGCAATGCGCTGTGTGAGTCGCTCGCCCGTTTGGGTTGGGAAGTCAAACCGCCCAAGGCCGGTATGTTCGTCTGGCAGAAAATCCCCGAGCCCTGGCGTTCGCGGATGAGCACCATGGACTTTGCCATGATGCTTCTTGAAAAGGGCAACGTCGCCGTGAGCCCTGGCAGTGGCTTCGGCCCAGCCGGCGAGGGTTATCTGCGGATGTCGCTCGTCGAGAACGAAGAGCGGCTCCGTCAGGCCGTGCGGCAAATCAAGGCCTGCCTCCGCGATGCGGAATCGGCGTTCGAGCCTGCTACCCCGGCACCCGTGACGGTCTAG